The sequence below is a genomic window from Vespula pensylvanica isolate Volc-1 chromosome 1, ASM1446617v1, whole genome shotgun sequence.
catttgataaaaatccATTCCACTTGCTATATTTGGCAATGACATATCGTAACTAAAGagaatatatgataataaaataaaatccagATAACTTCTATGTgaaggtacatatatatattgcactTGATAACTAGACATTtgcttttttaaatcaaatatcattccttcgtttatataaatattgcgGAAGATTCTCTTCAAAGCTTTGGTAATGAAAAAAcctagataaaaaaatatttttaatttgaaataatttaatcaattattataattacatgtCCAATGTTATTTTCTAACATGTccatgttaaaaagaaatagaatatacCTAGCCAACGAACTGTAGGTAAATGACCCTTACTTGCCATTTCTTGCAAAATAGCATGAGCTCTTCGTTcaataacatatgtatatacattttgacTTTTTGCTAAATAACTGATCACTTCTTTTACACGTGGACTATTTAATactgtatttataatttgatttcgagataattttaattctggTGGTAACATATGAGGCATCTGTATTTTCATGGGTCTAGAAACCCATAAAAAATCAgaatcctttcttctttcttccaatAAATCAGTCCATTCACTATTTTGTTgcatttttagatattttgtttctttttttttttttaaccagaGATTAACTAATCTctcaatgttaataatatcttttctttgtaaCTACAGAAATAGAATGTCTGATAATACAAAGtccaatttttaatatatgataatttaatgaaGTAAAATGACactatgaaatataaatgtatatgatgACAGATAGATGTAATGTTTACATATCAAGTAAGTATTTTGGAAACGTAgctataatgaaaaaaatcgtatagTTAATACATTCTGTAAATATTCGATCTCTCTTTAAAATACCAGTCTCGATATAtgttaaattctttaaattttaagtAACACCTATTTCATAATAACGTGTACTTAAttcttattgttaaataatcgatattccGATAAACGATATAcattttcgagagaaaatgaaatactttaaagatttatgcaaaaataagaaaacagtaataaattaaatatattctaatgtTGTctgaattatttcttaatcggTCAATTACTTGTGTCtgttattttcaatgaattgtTCTTTGAGGTTACACAACGAAGTTATGGAAgtcacaaaaaatatttaattagaaaataaaaaagagagcaatgcaaacataaatttattacatattcttAATGTGTCtcaaataaaaactaaaatattatattaaacatcatacatataaataagaaatatataaatatatattaataataaatgtatagtTTTTTGATTTTCCCGCCTTTGAAAAAGCGGGACTGATAATGTGGTTATTTTATGCCAAGTACCAGACAATTGcagtttgtttatttgttattttgaatataatcaacgataaatattaatgattgatgatcaaatattaatgaaaacgagaaaatattatgtaatttgatataattggCACCAAAATGACTAATTCTGCATTCATCCTTGATAATGGAGCATACACAACCAAAGTTGGACTCTCTACAGAAAATCCAAagtaactttttatttatgaaataaacaaCAATGCTTgttatattcataattaataatatttaatcacaTGATATTTGCAGGATAGTTCCTAATTGTATAATGAAAGCAAAAAGTGAACGTCGAAGACCTTTCATAGGAAATCAAATAGAAGAATGCAGAGATGCTTctggattattttatattttaccaTTTCAGAAAGGATATCTTGTAAATTGGGATATTCAAAAAACTGTCTgggattatatattttcaaaagaatgtTGTCCTGTTAATTTAAGTCAGCTTTCTGTGGTAGTAACTGAACCACCATTTAATTTTGCAAGTATTCAAGAGGCCATGACTGAAATCTTTTTTGAAGAATATGAATGCCATAGTCTTCTTAGGATAAATACAAGTAGTCTTTCATGTTACAATTATAGAAGTGAAAGACCTGGAACTAAATGTTGTATAATAGTTGATACTGGATACAGCTTTACACATATTGTTCCATATGTAAATGGTATTAAAATTAAGGAAGGTATACGAAGAATAGATGTGGGTGGAAAACTTCTTACAAATCATCTGAAAGAGATAATATCTTATCGTCAATTACATGTTATGGATGAAACATACGTAATAAATCAAGCAAAAGAAGATTCTTGCTTTGTATCAcaagatttttataaagacATGGAATCTGCTAagaaaaagttagaaaataaTGACATTGTTAAAGATTATGTTTTGCCAGATTATACAACATTGCGGCGAGGCTTTCTTAAAAATCCAGAGGTTTCTAATGAACAACAAGCAGTTCGTTTGAGCAATGAACGATTTGCAATAcctgaaattctttttcatccaTCTGATGTTGGTATTCGACAAATGGGTATACCAGAAGCTATTATAGATTGTTTGAAAGCTTGTGAAGAAGAAACATGGCCACATCTTTTATCTAACATAGTACTTACAGGTGGAAATGCAAAGTTTCCAGGTTTTCGAGACAGAGTGTTTAAAGAAGTTAGGAGTCTTGCACCATTCgattatatgataaatgttttttcaCCAGAGAAGTAAGTATTCAGCatattctcttattatttttatgttatactaaaaaattttaataaattttccaagaaaaatattttttatttacagtcCAATCACTTATGCATGGCATGGTGGAAAAGCATTATCAAAAGATCCAATATTCTCTGGTCTTCTTGTAACAAGAGAAGAATATGAAGAAGAAGGTCAATCACTTTGTTTTGAAAGATTtgatgtttaataaaattatttaaacaaggaaagttacatatt
It includes:
- the LOC122635923 gene encoding actin-related protein 6 — its product is MTNSAFILDNGAYTTKVGLSTENPKIVPNCIMKAKSERRRPFIGNQIEECRDASGLFYILPFQKGYLVNWDIQKTVWDYIFSKECCPVNLSQLSVVVTEPPFNFASIQEAMTEIFFEEYECHSLLRINTSSLSCYNYRSERPGTKCCIIVDTGYSFTHIVPYVNGIKIKEGIRRIDVGGKLLTNHLKEIISYRQLHVMDETYVINQAKEDSCFVSQDFYKDMESAKKKLENNDIVKDYVLPDYTTLRRGFLKNPEVSNEQQAVRLSNERFAIPEILFHPSDVGIRQMGIPEAIIDCLKACEEETWPHLLSNIVLTGGNAKFPGFRDRVFKEVRSLAPFDYMINVFSPENPITYAWHGGKALSKDPIFSGLLVTREEYEEEGQSLCFERFDV